One genomic window of Pseudomonas chlororaphis subsp. piscium includes the following:
- the glmS gene encoding glutamine--fructose-6-phosphate transaminase (isomerizing) produces MCGIVGAVAERNITAILLEGLKRLEYRGYDSAGVAVLTNDGKLERMRRPGKVSELEQALAGEPLVGRLGIAHTRWATHGAPCERNAHPHFSGDLAVVHNGIIENHEALREQLKGMGYVFTSDTDTEVIAHLLDHKLKDLGDLTVALKATVKELHGAYGLAVISASQPDRLVAARSGSPLVIGLGLGENFLASDQLALRQVTDRFMYLEEGDIAEIRRDSVQIWDVDGKVVEREAVQYRDGAEAAEKGEFRHFMLKEIHEQPAVVQRTLEGRLSPNQVLVQAFGPQAAELFAKVRNVQIVACGTSYHAGMVARYWLEELAGIPCQVEVASEFRYRKVVVQPDTLFVTISQSGETADTLAALRNAKELGFLASLAICNVGISSLVRESDLTLLTQAGREIGVASTKAFTTQLVGLLLLTLSLGQVRGTLGEGVEATLVEELRRLPTRLGEALAMDSTVEKIAELFAEKHHTLFLGRGAQFPVAMEGALKLKEISYIHAEAYPAGELKHGPLALVDNDMPVVTVAPNNELLEKLKSNLQEVRARGGELIVFADEKAGMTNGEGTHVIHMPHIHDILSPILYTIPLQLLSYYVAVLKGTDVDQPRNLAKSVTVE; encoded by the coding sequence ATGTGTGGAATTGTTGGCGCCGTTGCTGAACGGAATATCACGGCCATCCTGCTCGAAGGCCTCAAGCGTCTCGAATACCGCGGCTATGACAGCGCCGGGGTGGCGGTCCTGACCAACGATGGCAAGCTCGAGCGCATGCGTCGTCCGGGCAAGGTCAGCGAGCTGGAACAGGCCCTGGCCGGCGAGCCGCTGGTCGGTCGCCTGGGCATCGCCCATACCCGCTGGGCCACTCACGGCGCGCCGTGCGAACGCAACGCCCACCCGCATTTCTCCGGTGACCTGGCAGTCGTACACAACGGCATCATCGAGAACCATGAAGCCCTGCGCGAGCAGCTCAAAGGCATGGGCTACGTCTTCACCTCGGACACCGACACCGAAGTCATCGCCCACCTGCTGGACCACAAGCTCAAGGACCTGGGCGACCTGACCGTGGCCCTGAAAGCCACCGTCAAAGAGCTGCACGGCGCCTATGGCCTGGCCGTGATCAGCGCCAGCCAGCCGGATCGCCTGGTCGCCGCCCGCAGTGGCAGCCCGCTGGTGATCGGCCTGGGCCTGGGTGAGAACTTCCTGGCTTCCGACCAACTGGCCCTGCGTCAGGTAACCGACCGCTTCATGTACCTGGAAGAGGGCGATATCGCCGAGATTCGCCGCGACAGCGTGCAGATCTGGGATGTCGACGGCAAAGTGGTCGAGCGCGAAGCCGTGCAATACCGCGACGGTGCCGAAGCCGCCGAGAAAGGCGAGTTCCGCCACTTCATGCTCAAGGAAATCCACGAGCAGCCAGCCGTGGTGCAACGCACCCTCGAAGGCCGCCTGAGCCCGAACCAGGTGCTGGTCCAGGCCTTCGGTCCACAGGCCGCCGAGCTGTTCGCCAAAGTGCGCAATGTGCAGATCGTCGCCTGCGGTACCAGCTACCACGCCGGCATGGTCGCCCGTTACTGGCTGGAAGAACTGGCCGGGATTCCGTGCCAGGTCGAAGTGGCCAGCGAGTTCCGCTACCGCAAGGTGGTGGTACAGCCGGACACCCTGTTCGTGACCATCTCCCAGTCCGGCGAAACCGCCGACACCCTGGCCGCCCTACGCAACGCCAAGGAACTGGGCTTCCTCGCCAGCCTGGCAATCTGCAACGTCGGCATCAGCTCGCTGGTGCGTGAGTCCGACCTGACCCTGCTGACCCAGGCCGGTCGTGAAATCGGCGTGGCCTCCACCAAAGCCTTCACCACCCAGCTGGTGGGCCTGCTGTTGCTGACCCTGTCCCTGGGCCAGGTCCGTGGCACCCTGGGCGAAGGCGTCGAAGCCACCCTGGTGGAAGAACTGCGGCGCTTGCCGACCCGCCTGGGCGAAGCCCTGGCGATGGACAGCACAGTGGAAAAAATCGCCGAGCTGTTCGCCGAGAAGCACCACACCCTGTTCCTCGGTCGCGGCGCGCAGTTCCCGGTAGCGATGGAAGGGGCACTCAAGCTCAAGGAAATCTCCTACATCCACGCCGAAGCCTACCCGGCCGGCGAGCTCAAGCACGGTCCGTTGGCCCTTGTGGATAACGACATGCCGGTGGTCACCGTGGCGCCGAACAACGAGCTGCTGGAAAAGCTCAAGTCCAACCTGCAGGAAGTCCGCGCCCGTGGCGGCGAGCTGATCGTCTTCGCCGATGAGAAAGCCGGCATGACCAATGGCGAGGGCACGCATGTTATCCACATGCCGCATATCCACGACATCCTGTCGCCGATCCTCTACACCATTCCGCTGCAACTGCTGTCGTATTACGTGGCGGTGCTCAAGGGCACT
- a CDS encoding F0F1 ATP synthase subunit epsilon encodes MAMTVHCDIVSAEGEIFSGLVEMVIAHGELGDLGIALGHAPLITNLKPGPIRLIKQGGEAEVFYISGGFLEVQPNMVKVLADTVQRAADLDEASAQEAVKAAEKALHEKGSEFDYGAAAARLAEAAAQLRTVQQIRKKFGG; translated from the coding sequence ATGGCTATGACAGTCCATTGCGATATCGTCAGCGCGGAAGGAGAAATCTTCTCCGGTCTGGTCGAGATGGTGATCGCACACGGTGAGCTGGGGGATCTTGGTATCGCCCTGGGTCACGCTCCGCTGATCACTAACCTGAAACCAGGTCCGATCCGCTTGATCAAACAGGGCGGGGAAGCCGAGGTGTTCTACATCTCCGGTGGTTTCCTCGAGGTTCAGCCGAACATGGTCAAGGTTCTTGCCGACACCGTGCAGCGTGCTGCCGACCTGGACGAAGCCTCCGCTCAGGAAGCCGTCAAGGCTGCCGAGAAGGCCTTGCATGAAAAAGGCTCGGAGTTCGACTACGGTGCCGCTGCTGCACGTCTGGCCGAGGCCGCAGCCCAGCTGCGCACCGTCCAGCAGATCCGCAAGAAGTTCGGCGGCTAA
- a CDS encoding DeoR/GlpR family DNA-binding transcription regulator, whose protein sequence is MSKRNTPQRRHNILALLNEQGEVSVDELAKRFETSEVTIRKDLAALESNGLLLRRYGGAITMPQELVGDIGQPVSPYKQAIARAAVARIREHARIIIDSGSTTAAMIPELGQQPGLVVMTNSLHVANALSELEHEPVLLMTGGTWDPHSESFQGQVAEQVLRSYDFDQLFIGADGIDLVRGTTTFNELLGLSRVMAEVAREVVVMVEADKIGRKIPNLELPWSSVHTLITDDRLPAEARDQIQARGITLICAAVI, encoded by the coding sequence ATGTCGAAACGCAACACACCTCAACGACGCCACAATATTCTCGCCTTGCTCAATGAACAGGGTGAAGTGAGTGTGGACGAGCTGGCTAAACGCTTCGAAACTTCGGAAGTTACGATCCGTAAGGACCTGGCGGCCTTGGAGAGCAACGGCCTGTTGCTGCGGCGCTATGGCGGCGCAATCACCATGCCGCAGGAACTGGTTGGCGATATCGGCCAGCCAGTCTCGCCCTATAAACAAGCCATCGCCCGTGCGGCGGTAGCGCGGATTCGCGAACACGCACGCATCATCATCGACAGCGGCAGTACCACCGCGGCGATGATCCCCGAACTCGGCCAGCAGCCGGGCCTGGTGGTCATGACCAACTCGCTGCATGTGGCCAATGCCCTGAGCGAACTGGAGCACGAGCCGGTGCTGTTGATGACCGGCGGCACCTGGGACCCGCATTCCGAGTCATTCCAGGGGCAGGTCGCCGAGCAGGTATTGCGTTCCTACGACTTCGACCAGCTGTTTATCGGTGCCGACGGCATCGATCTGGTGCGCGGGACCACCACCTTCAACGAGTTGCTCGGCTTGAGCCGGGTGATGGCCGAGGTGGCGCGGGAAGTGGTGGTGATGGTCGAGGCCGACAAGATCGGCCGCAAGATTCCCAACCTGGAGCTGCCCTGGAGCAGCGTCCATACCCTTATTACCGATGATCGCCTGCCTGCAGAGGCCCGCGACCAGATTCAGGCCCGCGGTATCACGCTGATTTGCGCGGCAGTCATCTAG
- the atpD gene encoding F0F1 ATP synthase subunit beta — translation MSSGRIVQIIGAVIDVEFPRDSVPSIYDALKVQGAETTLEVQQQLGDGVVRTIAMGSTEGLKRGLDVNNTGAAISVPVGKATLGRIMDVLGNPIDEAGPIGEEERWGIHRPAPTFAEQAGGNDLLETGIKVIDLVCPFAKGGKVGLFGGAGVGKTVNMMELIRNIAIEHSGYSVFAGVGERTREGNDFYHEMKDSNVLDKVALVYGQMNEPPGNRLRVALTGLTMAEKFRDEGNDVLLFVDNIYRYTLAGTEVSALLGRMPSAVGYQPTLAEEMGVLQERITSTKQGSITSIQAVYVPADDLTDPSPATTFAHLDATVVLSRDIASLGIYPAVDPLDSTSRQLDPNVIGTEHYETARGVQYVLQRYKELKDIIAILGMDELSEADKQLVSRARKIQRFLSQPFFVAEVFTGSPGKYVSLKDTIAGFKGILNGDYDHLPEQAFYMVGGIEEAIEKAKKL, via the coding sequence ATGAGTAGCGGACGTATCGTTCAAATCATCGGCGCCGTTATCGACGTGGAATTTCCACGCGACAGCGTACCGAGCATCTACGACGCCTTGAAGGTTCAAGGCGCCGAAACCACTCTGGAAGTTCAGCAGCAGCTGGGCGACGGCGTGGTACGTACCATTGCGATGGGCTCCACCGAGGGCTTGAAGCGCGGTCTGGACGTCAACAACACTGGCGCAGCCATCTCCGTACCGGTCGGTAAAGCGACCCTGGGCCGGATCATGGACGTACTGGGCAACCCGATCGACGAAGCTGGCCCGATCGGCGAAGAAGAGCGTTGGGGCATTCACCGTCCTGCGCCGACCTTCGCTGAACAAGCTGGCGGCAACGACCTCCTGGAAACCGGCATCAAGGTTATTGACCTGGTTTGCCCGTTCGCCAAGGGCGGTAAAGTCGGTCTGTTCGGTGGTGCCGGTGTGGGCAAAACCGTAAACATGATGGAACTGATCCGTAACATCGCCATCGAGCACAGCGGTTACTCCGTGTTCGCCGGTGTGGGTGAGCGTACTCGTGAGGGTAACGACTTCTACCACGAGATGAAGGATTCCAACGTTCTGGACAAAGTGGCACTGGTATACGGCCAGATGAACGAGCCGCCGGGAAACCGTCTGCGCGTAGCTCTGACCGGCCTGACCATGGCCGAGAAGTTCCGTGACGAAGGTAACGACGTTCTACTGTTCGTCGACAACATCTATCGTTACACCCTGGCCGGTACCGAAGTATCCGCACTGCTGGGCCGTATGCCTTCCGCAGTAGGTTACCAGCCGACCCTGGCTGAAGAGATGGGCGTTCTGCAAGAACGTATCACTTCGACCAAGCAAGGCTCGATCACCTCGATCCAAGCGGTATACGTACCTGCGGACGACTTGACCGACCCGTCGCCAGCGACCACCTTCGCCCACTTGGACGCCACCGTCGTACTGTCCCGTGACATCGCTTCCCTGGGTATCTACCCAGCGGTAGACCCATTGGACTCGACTTCCCGTCAGCTGGACCCGAACGTGATCGGCACCGAGCACTACGAAACCGCTCGTGGCGTTCAGTACGTGCTGCAGCGCTACAAAGAGCTGAAGGACATCATTGCGATCCTGGGTATGGACGAACTGTCCGAAGCCGACAAGCAACTGGTATCCCGCGCTCGTAAGATCCAGCGCTTCCTGTCGCAGCCGTTCTTCGTGGCTGAAGTCTTCACTGGTTCTCCAGGCAAATACGTTTCCCTGAAAGACACCATCGCTGGCTTCAAAGGCATCCTCAACGGTGACTACGACCACCTGCCAGAACAAGCGTTCTACATGGTCGGCGGCATCGAAGAAGCGATCGAGAAAGCCAAGAAACTGTAA
- the glmU gene encoding bifunctional UDP-N-acetylglucosamine diphosphorylase/glucosamine-1-phosphate N-acetyltransferase GlmU produces the protein MSLEIVILAAGQGTRMRSSLPKVLHPVAGNSMLGHVIHSARQLDPQRIHVVIGHGADAVRERLAADDLNFVLQDKQLGTGHAVAQAVPFITADTVLILYGDVPLIEVETLQRLLKQAGPEQLGLLTVELADPTGYGRIVRDAAGKVAAIVEQKDTNEAQRAITEGNTGILAVPANRLGDWMSRLSNNNAQGEYYLTDVIAMAVSDGLMVATEQPHDAMEVQGANDRKQLAELERHYQLRAARRLMAQGVTLRDPARFDVRGEVSVGRDVLIDINVILEGRVVIEDDVVIGPNCVIKDSTLRKGVVIKANSHIEGAVLGEGSDAGPFARLRQGTVLEARAHVGNFVELKNARMGEGAKAGHLAYLGDAEIGARSNIGAGTITCNYDGANKHRTVLGEDVFIGSNNSLVAPVDIQDGATTAAGSTINQTVEKAQLAVARARQKNIDGWKRPVKIKKS, from the coding sequence ATGTCTCTTGAAATCGTTATTCTCGCTGCCGGTCAAGGCACTCGCATGCGTTCGTCGTTGCCAAAGGTGCTGCATCCGGTGGCGGGCAATTCCATGCTTGGGCATGTTATCCACAGTGCCCGGCAACTCGATCCACAACGCATCCATGTCGTCATCGGTCATGGCGCCGATGCGGTGCGCGAGCGCCTGGCGGCGGATGACCTGAATTTCGTGCTGCAGGACAAGCAGCTCGGTACTGGCCATGCTGTGGCCCAGGCCGTGCCTTTCATCACCGCCGACACCGTGCTGATCCTGTACGGCGACGTGCCGCTGATCGAGGTGGAAACCCTGCAACGCCTGCTCAAGCAGGCAGGCCCTGAGCAACTGGGCCTGCTGACTGTCGAACTGGCCGATCCGACCGGTTACGGCCGCATCGTGCGTGACGCTGCCGGCAAGGTGGCCGCCATTGTCGAGCAGAAGGACACCAACGAAGCCCAGCGCGCGATCACCGAAGGCAACACCGGCATTCTCGCGGTACCGGCCAACCGCCTGGGCGACTGGATGAGCCGGCTGTCGAACAACAACGCCCAGGGCGAGTATTACCTGACCGACGTGATCGCCATGGCGGTCAGCGACGGCCTGATGGTGGCCACCGAGCAACCCCACGACGCCATGGAAGTGCAGGGCGCCAACGATCGCAAGCAGTTGGCCGAGCTGGAGCGTCATTACCAGCTACGGGCGGCCCGCCGCCTGATGGCCCAGGGCGTGACCCTGCGCGATCCCGCGCGTTTCGACGTGCGCGGCGAAGTCAGCGTCGGTCGTGACGTGCTGATCGACATCAACGTGATTCTCGAAGGCCGCGTGGTCATCGAGGACGATGTGGTGATCGGCCCGAACTGCGTGATCAAGGACAGCACCCTGCGCAAGGGTGTGGTGATCAAGGCCAACAGCCACATCGAAGGTGCGGTACTGGGCGAAGGCAGCGATGCCGGTCCGTTCGCCCGTCTGCGCCAGGGCACCGTTCTCGAAGCCCGTGCCCATGTGGGTAACTTCGTCGAGTTGAAGAATGCACGCATGGGCGAAGGCGCCAAGGCCGGTCACCTGGCCTACCTGGGCGATGCCGAGATCGGTGCGCGCAGCAACATCGGCGCCGGCACCATCACCTGCAATTACGATGGCGCCAACAAGCATCGGACAGTGCTGGGCGAAGACGTATTCATTGGTTCCAACAACTCGTTGGTGGCGCCTGTGGATATCCAGGATGGCGCGACCACGGCGGCCGGTTCCACCATCAACCAGACTGTGGAAAAAGCCCAGCTGGCCGTGGCCCGTGCCCGGCAGAAGAACATCGATGGCTGGAAACGCCCGGTGAAAATCAAGAAGAGCTGA